The Blautia pseudococcoides genome segment TCATAGTCGGTACTTGTATCCTGCATACTTTTCAGCTTTGTTCTGTTAAGTCGGATGCGCTGCGCCACCTTGTCAATGGTCTTGCTTCGGTTCTCACGCCTCAGCTGTATATCTATGTCAATCCCGTCCCCGGCATTGATAAGGGCCGACATCCATCCTGCCCGCACCATACCCGGATAACCATTCCCTTTTATGAACAAGAAGGAATAATAAAGCCCATCCATCATGACATAGTTATAGTGGGTCAAGTCAATTCCACGCGGCGACAGAAAGTGCGCCATGCGAATCTGCGGGATAGGATCCACGCCAATGACCTTGTCTTTCGCCGCCATCGTATCCACGACCACACGGTTCACACGGGACGAAAACGGCTCATCCACACAGGACCGGCGGTTAAAAAACATATATAAAATCTCCGCAGTTGCCTCATCCGGGTCTTTCTGTTGGAGAATCGTATTCCCGCACTGCAGGAAATAAGCGCGGGCATTCTGCTCCGCTGTCTGCATCATGCCATAAATCAGAGAAAAATCATCCCCATCCCCACGACGAATCTCTTCATACTGGAAAATCAAAAAGAAGCGCCTTGTAAGCGCCTCTCTACTTCCCACATCTTTAATCAGGCAGATATAGCCTTCTCCAAGATGTCGGCATTCTTCACTTTCCTCTACTTCCAGTTCTTCATGGATCATGGCAATATGTTTATCTGAGTCTGCCTTTCTTGTCATACTCTTAAACTGAAGCCGCATAGGAGAGATTTTCAACCAGCTGGCAAAAGACGATATGATATTAAATTGTTCTTCTCCGGAACGCAGCATAAAATTAATCGGCTCAATTTCAAGAATCCGAATATATCTCCCATCGGTCGTTTCAATAATACCGTGCTGGAGACTTTTAACTGGAATGAAGTCCTGGACGAACTCCAGCTTTTCCGGCTTTTTTGCCTTTTTTCTTTGCTTTGCCGCCTTTTTTCTTTTTTCGGAGCTGTTTTGGATCATATCTGTATCCCACCCTTCTGTAATGTAGTTTTCTCCTGCTCGCAAAATATCGGATGATATGTCCGATATACTGAAACAGCGAATCGCCGTCAATCCCCATCATGGAAAGAACCGCAAGAGGTAAAAGTGTAAGAGTCATGACAACAATGCGAATCGTTCCGGACATGGGAATCAGAATCAGTTCCGGATATCCCAAAATAACTAACAATATCCCTGTTTCTACTGCATTTCTCGGCTCCAGCATTCCGCCAAAAATCTTGCCGGAATCTGTGTAATTTGCCGGTATAGCATAAATATTACTGTACTCTTTTTCATCCAAGATTTCTCACCTGCCTATCCTGTAAATTGTAGCTGTTGTCTTGTATCTGCCCAAACGTAATGCTTCGTTATGATCCGGCACAAAAATATCCACACGATGGATATCATTCTCAATGCCGGAACCACCGCGATCTTCTACGGTATACATGGTTCCGTTTATCATAATCTGCGTGCCAAACGGATAATGGCTTGACATTGCAACCATGCCGCGAGCCACCTTTTTACCACTGGCAGTAATCCCGTCTGCGTTGCTTCCGCAGCATTTTGCACATGCACAGTAATGGGTAACATCTACTTCTAAAGTAGAAATCGGTGTTCCTGAAACCTCACCGGATACCGGCGCATCAAAATCCACATTGACAGGCCGACGTAAAGAAAGCGATGCTTCGTAACTGGGCGTATTCAGGATTACACCCTGTCCGCCAGAAGAATGCACCCACATCCGTTCTCCGCTCTCACCGTACCCGGCAAAAATCAGTACATGGTTCCATCCGTTTCCATCAGATTCTGCTAAAAATCCTAAATCACCGGGAAGCAGCTCACTTGCTGATACCCCAACGGTATTTGGATACTGTCCGGACGTACCGGCTCCGATATCTACACCCACAGCTGTATTAAATACCCATGTGCTGAAGCCTGAACAATCAAGCCCATAAGGGCGTATTGTGCCTGTTGTAGAAGACCCTGCAGCTGTTACCAGCCTTGGCGTATTCCATTCATCGTTCCAACCGGGTGCCGACTTACCACCCCAAAAATATGGAACCTTGCCCACAAGGGACAGGGCGGTGCTGAGGATATGCTTTCTTGTCGCATTACAATTCTGTCGGTTCACAAAAGCAATCAGCTCGGCATCCGTCAGAGGAACCGTCTGTCCACTGCCTACAGAACCATACAGCGTCCGTTTTAACGCATTCGCCATGTTCTGAATTACCTCGCCATAAGTGAGGTTAAACTGATCATATTTTGCATTCAGGTCAATGCCAAACGCTTTGGAAATCACTGTATTGTCAAACGGATGAATGGTACACTCCAGATATTTGATAATCTCAGTACCAGGGCTCAGGGTTTCCTGCCCGTTTGCCACATAATAACTTGCTGTGGTTGTGCCTGTGATCTTCCCACCGGAATAAACAGGGATATCCACCGCTACCTCTTTATAGGCATCCACCGTGACAGCCGTATCACTGCTA includes the following:
- a CDS encoding C40 family peptidase; amino-acid sequence: MAEPEKQQIGDGSDNYEQAAGQMAKAAKQAGQEATKQTAVKGAEATANAAAATVKASVEGGKAASEIAAGTAAGGPWGAILSAAWAMRHTLFKILICICLFLLFLITMIVSLPTIVSNSIFGLDGTQPAEGATLMSAYTEMSGAVSDVVYEGYNQSLAYADKLITDGGYDYDLSMDALVNYAQSSAGYDVCYILAAYSASMQQQNTGKDDMVSKLRGCAGDMFPVTAEEKEKEIPIPVSYYTYKSVTLTVITNKVQTGTINGTPQYRYETASKTFYLPDEAHSSDTAVTVDAYKEVAVDIPVYSGGKITGTTTASYYVANGQETLSPGTEIIKYLECTIHPFDNTVISKAFGIDLNAKYDQFNLTYGEVIQNMANALKRTLYGSVGSGQTVPLTDAELIAFVNRQNCNATRKHILSTALSLVGKVPYFWGGKSAPGWNDEWNTPRLVTAAGSSTTGTIRPYGLDCSGFSTWVFNTAVGVDIGAGTSGQYPNTVGVSASELLPGDLGFLAESDGNGWNHVLIFAGYGESGERMWVHSSGGQGVILNTPSYEASLSLRRPVNVDFDAPVSGEVSGTPISTLEVDVTHYCACAKCCGSNADGITASGKKVARGMVAMSSHYPFGTQIMINGTMYTVEDRGGSGIENDIHRVDIFVPDHNEALRLGRYKTTATIYRIGR